The proteins below are encoded in one region of Brassica napus cultivar Da-Ae chromosome A6, Da-Ae, whole genome shotgun sequence:
- the LOC106348340 gene encoding GEM-like protein 7, which translates to MKMSRVHQQVLAFPAVKTSPAGYLPDPASINNLQIPPPSKKSEQSKKKSILRTNSFTSGARDQNKLAPKLTETVKRKLSLGAKIIQMGGLEKIYKRRFRVYDEEKLFKAYQCYLSTTAGPIAGLLFISSKKIAFCSERSIKVASPQGDLTRVHYKVSIPLCKIKGVNQSMNTKKPSHKYIEVVTVDDFDFWFMGFMNYQKAFNCLEQALSLEQ; encoded by the coding sequence ATGAAAATGAGCAGAGTCCACCAACAAGTTCTTGCATTCCCAGCAGTCAAGACTTCTCCGGCAGGTTACTTGCCTGATCCAGCTTCCATCAACAACCTCCAAATCCCACCTCCTTCCAAGAAATCTGAACAAAGCAAGAAAAAATCGATTCTCCGAACCAATAGCTTCACGAGCGGAGCTAGAGATCAGAACAAGTTAGCGCCAAAGCTGACCGAAACAGTCAAGAGAAAGCTATCCTTAGGAGCTAAGATCATTCAAATGGGAGGCTTAGAGAAGATTTACAAGAGGCGCTTTAGAGTCTACGATGAAGAGAAACTCTTCAAAGCCTACCAATGTTACCTGTCAACAACCGCAGGTCCCATCGCAGGCTTACTTTTCATCTCATCAAAGAAGATTGCTTTCTGCAGTGAGAGATCTATCAAAGTGGCTTCACCTCAGGGAGATCTCACTAGGGTTCACTACAAAGTGTCAATCCCCTTGTGCAAAATCAAGGGAGTGAACCAGAGTATGAACACAAAGAAACCATCTCACAAGTACATTGAAGTAGTCACGGTCGATGACTTTGACTTCTGGTTCATGGGCTTCATGAACTATCAGAAAGCATTCAACTGTCTCGAGCAAGCACTTTCTCTCGAGCAATAA